ctgagataggcgccagcagcccccgcgacccttgtgaggaataagcggtcaagaaaatgtatggatggattattcttcatgtacaattaatacctttaaaaagtactttttctacatgctgtcgactgatgatgacatcacctgtgctgaggaagtaggtaaaggtccaatcatggctcagctgttttctggatttggtcagtaaactgtaaacaatacttcctcagcacaggtgatgtcatcatcagtcgacagcaagtaaaaaatgactttttaaaggtattaattgtagatgaaaattaatgaagttacaacattaattatcgacaaaatacggtagtaacattttactgctgaaaatgactcaagtcaagtgtccctttaaactCCAACCGTTTCATTTCGTGCCATTTGAGAGGTGGGTCCTTTTCAAATGTTCCAGTTAAActtgtttaattaaaagcaatttTAAAAGTGAAACTGCAGCAGTAGTTATAAGAACATCGGCAGGTACATTACAGTTAAAAGCTTAGCGCAAAGGTaagtttatttgcatttttcacCTTTGTTCAATGTTTAACATTTTGCATGCGTAGTTGAATAATCCAAAAAGAGAACGTTTGTTGTGTTATGTTATTTCAACACGCTCCAAAAATTCATGTTTTCAGGCTAATATTTGTTTCTCattccaaaaatatcaaaattttcACAAAGTTCAACATTTTTCAAGCAAAACATACCCCACTAATCCGCAATGGCACATTCAATTTAACAGATTCAAATGATTActatttgaaattttaatttttcaacACATTCAATTCACCTTCGGAACGATTTTCAACATGACAAAAATTTCCACttaccaaaatttcaaaattttcatcattaaagtacccacatttttcttttttttgtgtatgattCAAACCGTTGCAGCTTTACACTGTTCATCTTATtcgtaacacattttatttttaaaatttcaaaaatgaaaGCTAAAAAtgatggtttttgtttttctttgaactGTTCAGCTTATCCCTAACATATTTTccctcaaaatttaaaaataaaagccaaacatagtgatttttgcttttttcttcCTCTAATTTCTACATTTTGACCAATTGAaaacattccaacttcaatatgttcagctcattccagTTCATTGTCTATTATTCCACAATTTTTCATTCAGTATCTcagccttcacacacaatttctccaataATTGCATTCTCTAGTtttatccgtccgtccgtccgtccgtccgtccgtccgtccgtccgtccatcatccgtccatccatccatccatccatccatccatcatccacccatagatccatccattttcatgatcacttattcctcacaaaggtttctctagttttaattttacatgtgttaaaaaatgtttaaactgtgcataatgttaTGTATTAGtactttttcaaaattaaacctCAGTCTCATTTTTGATGAATGCTGAAGGCCTACTATGATACTACATTttaacttgttttattttattttattttattttttttgtttgcagtgCAAATTgctgtaaaaagtttgagaaccaccagagaatattttataaaacatcGTGTCACCGAGATCAAGGCAACCACCATGAACTGGTCTGCACTTCAAATTCTTGTCAGCGGGGTCAACAAATACTCGACGGCGTTCGGCCGCGTCTGGCTGTCCATCGTCTTCGTCTTCCGGGTTCTGGTGTTCGTGGTGGCGGCGCAACGCGTGTGGGGCGACGAGAGCAAGGACTTTGTATGTAACACGGCCCAGCCCGGCTGTACCAACGTCTGCTACGACGCCATTTTCCCCATCTCCCACATCCGCCTGTGGGCCCTGCAGCTCATCTTCGTCACGTGTCCCTCCATGATGGTGACGTGTCACGTCAAATATCGCGAGAATGAAAACTTACGCAAGCGGGGTAGAACATACGCCAATCCTGGGAAGAAACGTGGCGGTTTGTGGTGGACCTACTTGGTAAGAAGGTTTTATCTTACAGTTCAACCAACATACATGGAAATAAAATctcttgttttcatttcctGCAGGTCAGCCTGATTTTAAAGGCGGGATTCGATGCCGCCTTCCTCTACATCCTGCACCACCTTTACAATGGATTTGACCTGCCCCGActgtccaagtgttctcttgAGCCATGTCCCAACACGGTTGACTGTTACATTTCACGgccgagtgaaaaaaaaatcttcaccaTGTTCATGGTGGTTTCCTCAGCCGTCTGCATTTTAATGTGCATCTGCGAAATTATTTACTTCACCTGCAAACGTGTCCGGAAAAGCTACAGGAGGGTGTTGGAGCTGTCGTCGGACACCAGGTCAGAGGTCAAGTCCACAAGAGGGGATCCCACCACCTCCATTATGGAACTCAACAATAAGATAGTTGAGAGAAagaataaattatgtgaaaatggcAATGGCAGTGTGCACTGAataggaaactttttttttcttttcaaaatttaGCTGTTATGGGACTAATAAAggttatttttcttgttttcctcctcacaaatttaaaagcatttccaGTCTCTTACAGTCTTCTGTCATAAAGAATACCCAAGTAAGCATGGGAAGAACATCTACCGCCCCCTACTGTTCAATGAGAAATATCCTAGCAACATGTATACAGATGTGCCACAATTAATGCATGTATCTGTTCTGTTTCTTAAGACTGTTCTGCTGGGGAAGGTCATTTAACTGATCAAATTAAATGCTCTTTAAGTAAGAATATAATGTAATCAATTGTAGTCTTATTGTATGCCGGATACATTTATTGTGTGAACTATAAACCAGATTCCCAGTCTTACAATACTTCATGTGTCACTTCTTTTGTTTGTTCTCCCCCGTTTCTAAAATACTCACATCATACACATCAACTGTCCTATATATCTCTATATATCCTAGTTACACCTctgccatattttttttatttaacaatgaACGCTTTATTTAACAATAAACACGTtacaaaacatttagaaaatgtATTGTATGCAGCAAAAAAATCATAACATTAGACAAATATATTGTGTTCGCCGTAATTATACGCTTTGATAGCGTTTTGACTTGCACAAGTTGTTAATGAAGAAAAATAACTTTATATATGCAAACAACTCAATGAAAGTTGGTTAGAAATCAAGTTAGTCTTCATTGTGCATGAGTATCGACATGTGCGTCACGAGAGAAATGAGTCAGTTGGAATGAAATGTCGTCATCACGCCTCCACGTTGACTGTCCAATCAAAAACGAGAAGGATGGGTGCGGTTTGATTGTCCAATCGAAATCGAAGACGATGGAACAGTTTCGACGGATGGTAAAATGAACCAATCAGTGCCTCTCAGAGCGCGGAAGACCCACCTCTGGTGAAaggaagttaaaataaaatgagttaCAACTACGGACAGGtactgtttttatatatatacatttgtattattgtttttgttgcgtAATTTAGGTTCCCTAGCACGTTTTTACTTGTACGCtgtaacatttttgttgttttcatatGAATTCGTTTGCATTAAATgtacttgttagcatgttgtgGTAACCTACATTAATGTTTTTCTACATGTCAGACAAACTACGGTCGAAGACTTGTGCTCAGCAGAAACGTTTTATTTACCGTACTGTAAAAGTAGAATAAGTGGAAATGAATAGAATATTGAGCTTGTCTTATTATGTCGTatgttgtcaaaaataaatgcaatacaTTCGGCATAGCATCATGTAATCCCTGCACTGGATTAGTAAATTgcattaatccatccattttttggcTATGGATCCATCATCCGGGCATTTCCGCAATGTAACGCATCATACAGGGTGAAAACGAAATATTGTATGGCTTTTGCCTGTGACCTGTATACAAACCAAACAGATTGTTATAGTACTCAaacgacatttcatcacattttgaaattagaatatgactcacaaatcaaattacaacaatcCAAAATTCCACACTTTTCAATGACAGCTTGGAAGCTTGgaattgtccatttttttttcctcaacaagtTGGCACTGTACTGGTGGAATCGGTCCCATGAATTGTGTCATGCAACTCTGTTGTAGGGCTATCCAGGGGCAGCAGGACACCCGGTACCAAATGCCGGTGCTCCATATGCATCTGCACCTTCAGCTCCGTACGGCGGTGCAACAGTTCCACCAGGAGGCTACTATGGTCCAGGACAAGGGGGGCACTACGGACCCGGACCAGGGGGTCCGGGTTACGGAGGACAACCTCATGGAGCACCTTATCGTCATCCTCCCACTTCAGGTACTGCTGATTGCGTCTTGCCGCCCCTTATGTTCGTAACTTCTCTTTTCACATCACCTGCCACGCTGACAGGTTCACTTTGTACCCCCCCCAGCAGGATCAGTCTGCTGAAGCCTATGACTAAAGCTGTCAGGGCACTGATTGAAGTTCTTCAAACCCTTTCTTGGCCCTTGAATTGTCTTTAGGGAACATCCCTCCTGGTGTCAACCCCGAAGCGTACCAGTGGTTCCAGAGTGTGGACACGGACCACAGCGGCTTCATCAACCTGAAGGAGCTCAAGCAGGCGCTCGTCAACTCCAACTGGTCCGGTTTTAATGATGAGACTTGCCTCATGATGCTCAGTGAGAGACCAAAATTAGCACCAACGTTAAAATACAGCTACTGTATATTCATATAAAATATCCTTGAATTTCCTTTTAGACATGTTTGACAAGACAAAGTCGAGTCGTATGGATCTTTTCGGCTTCTCAGCGCTCTGGGACTTTATGCAGAGGTGGAGGGCACTCTTTCAGCAATATGACAGGGACCGCTCAGGATCTATCAGCGGTACAGAGCTCCACCAAGGTAAACCTTCTTAAGACCTCTAAGAAGATGCACCACCGCTAGACATGAATCTCATCCCATCTTCTACCCCGTTAGCCCTGGCACAGATGGGCTACAACCTGAGCCCCCAGTTTTCCGAGTCGTTGGTGCGGCGCTTCAGCGTGCGTGCCGCGCGTCCCGGCATCCAGTTGGATCGTTTCATCCAGGTGTGCACCCAGCTGCAGAGCATGACGCAGGTCTTCAGGGAGAAAGACACCACCATGACGGGCAACATCCGCCTCAATTATGAGGACTTCCTCTCGGGGGCCATCATCAGGCTCATGTGAGCGTGTTTCCACCTCCGCGGGTGGGGCCACCCGGATGGTGGTTTGCATTTGACATATCAGCCAGTATATCCTGTGACATGAAACCAAACCTACCGACTGAAAGTAGTAACTTTCGAAAAACAAATCGTGTATTTAATAGACAGCAGCAAGTGATTGCATCATCACCACAGATGCCTTTCTGTTTACCATTTTGTTTTAACATCATATATGAAAACTCAAATATGTTTAACCTTCATAGTCTCATATATTTGGTACATGCTAACTTTCCTTCCCTCATACTCTGCAGTATTTTAGATTTGTGAAAGATTTATATATTGGTAGTGAAGTTTACATGACATACCACTTGTGAATATTTTGTGACTGTAGGCTTTAGGGGGCCCTCAGAacctgcaaaatgtatttttctaccTTCATATATACCACTGATTAGTACTGACAACTCTAAAAATGTAGATCAAAACAAAATTTCCAACAAACACACCCTCTGTCTGTTTTACACAACTTGTTTTACATTCCATAGAGgttcatattataataaatGCCAAAATTACATTGTTGATTAAATGTTGTtcccatgacttttttttttctctttatgaAAAACAAGCAGAGTATTAATATTTGGAAATAGCACTTTCAAGGTACTTGAACAaacctgaaaaaataaatacatttccaaaattatttttgtgttgtattgTGTTTTAGTCCCCTCAATTTGTCGCTTAATTTTGCATTGTTTTAGTTCCCTTTTATAAACGTGTTCTCGCCGTGGCAGTGTATTATTTTAACCACTAGATGATGCTAAACACGAGTGAAACCAGTGCTACAACCGTTTGGTTGAAACGAACAAGACTATTGGACCAATCAGGTGACAAACCGGAAGTGTAAACACTCCCTCGCATGTTACAGTGACCGACTGCTGCACCAGCGTTAAACGTTAAAGGTGAGTCAGATGACATAACTAATGAGTTTAGAAAACACAACTTTTATAATGAAATGAGCAATAGTAGTCACTCGAGTGGCGAATGTATGCAGTATCCGGTATAACGTTGACGAGTGTTTGCAAGCTTACCTCACTACATGTATTAAGGGCGTTTGTGAtactgatgtatttatttttacatttactctTATAAAAGAAACACCAAGTCAATGAAATACTTGAAATGTACTTGACAAAGTACAACACAATGCAGACCACCTTTTTAGTTGgaataatgtatttgttttggaaCACAAGAGGGAGCCACCTGTGAAGGAATGTAGTCCAGTGCAATGTTCCAATTCCCAGTCAACTAAAGAACTTGtgcttttcaatgtttttctttcctttcccACATCTCGGGATCCGAATAGGCTTGCAGCCATGTGGCCTGTAGTTTGGACAGCCATGCGGACCTACGCCCCGTACGTCACCTTCCCTGTAGCCTTTGTGGTGGGAGCAGTGGGCTACCACCTGGAGTGGTTCGTCAGGGGGACGCCGAAACCTCGCGAGGAAGAGAAGAGCATTTTTGAACTGAGGGAAGAGAGGAAACTGCTGGAGCAAGCCGGGATGGACAGCACGCAGGTGCTTAGCCTCAAGGAGAAACTGGAGTTCACGCCGAAAGCAGCTCTGAACAGGAACCGGCCTGAAAAGAGCTAACGTCTTCAAGTAAAAAGGACATTAATCATCACAATGAACTTTCCATCCTGTGCATGTAATCATGTACTGTCCCGATACTTTTCTCCACATTACTTGTGCCCCTTGTCATGTTCTTTCTTTAAATGTGTTGCCAAAGACAATAATTTCCTTTGTAATGTATGGaaggtgccctgcgattggctggcaaccagaccagggtgtcccccgcctcctgcccagagccggctgagatagaaAGTTGTCCACTTTGAACAGTGGGCGTTTCCCACTGTGTGTCATGCGAAAGGTGCTTGAATAAAGATTGAATTGTTGAACTCTGAGCTCTTGGGAGTTAATCATTCTGCCTTCAGCCTCAACTCGAGTGGGTATTGTTGATGAATTGAACATGACGGAAGGGAGGCTGAAGTGGAAGCAGCCAACACATTCAAGTGAATAACTTCAACTTCTTGCCTATTCCTAAATTGTGTtgattgggtgaaaaaaaattagggatgttcgatacggTTACGAAGTACTGATTTCCCTCGTAGTTTGGATACAAAGTTGTCCCCAAACAATACTATTTAGCTAATTTTGTTGGAATAGACTTGCTCGACTAGGCATTGAAAATCATGCACAATTAGGATGCAGACTCGCATCACTAAATTAAATTCTATAAAATAACCaccgctgttttttttgtttgtttgtttttaaagatggaacccagacaacagatacaatgaaaacggcagaggccccagaatggaaccctgtggaacaccacattcaactcatattgcacatatgttGTGTGcccaatcatatatatatataatttttttttgctcgacatagttTGTAGGAAaggataaaaataaagaaaagacgACACACGACGTACCATTACAACAGTCCTAAGTCGACTGAGTGCACCGAATTCCCTGCAGTCAATGACAGCCAAATGTAATGTGTCATCACAAATCATTTTTCCTTGGATGTGTGCTTTGACCCCCGCCGAACACCTGAGACTAACTCACCGAACCAAGAAACGCTATCTTAAAATAACCTCGATCAAATTAATGATCActgaaacttttgttttgagtcTAATGGCATCACAGAATCTCACTCGCAACCCCAATGAGGATAAGtgcttcagaaaatggatgttaTTTTTGAATGGAGGCTTGTATGTGGGCAAAAGATATGTTCCAGACATTGTTTTTCTAGGCCAACTGCCATTTTAAGAGAAGTGAGTCTGCATTTTGTTTTAATCAAGCCTTCAATATAAATGTGAAACCGACACTTCACTCGGAATCCTTAATGACTGCTGTCATAAATGGACGTCAGGAGGCTCTTAAAATAAAACTTGCAGAGAATGTGAATTTTGTTCTTACAAGACTTTGctgttttaaataataaaacccTGTCTTCCAAGCCCCGGGACCTTTTCACACGCATTGCACCAGAAAGTTATTCATGGGAAAGATTATGAGACTCCAGTTTGCTCTCCACTCTTACTTTCATAAAAAGGATGAATGCGAAGGTCGACTCTGCTTGGGGAGGAAGCGGGAGTGTGTACGTCTACGTCCTTCGGGGAACAATTAGAGGACAGGTAACAATGGAGCGACTCCTCCAAACTGGACAGCACTGTGGGAACTCAACACCAAGGCTCCTGGGAAAGTAGAAGGGGGGATGTTGGGAGGTGCTCCATTGTTCCTGCTGGATGATGGTGGATAATAGGTGatgctggacgttttttttttttttcctcaaagcaGTGCAGTCCAACATCCTGAGCAGACAATACAGTTGTCTGCTTGCTGGAACTGGCATTA
This portion of the Festucalex cinctus isolate MCC-2025b chromosome 19, RoL_Fcin_1.0, whole genome shotgun sequence genome encodes:
- the LOC144007583 gene encoding gap junction beta-3 protein-like codes for the protein MNWSALQILVSGVNKYSTAFGRVWLSIVFVFRVLVFVVAAQRVWGDESKDFVCNTAQPGCTNVCYDAIFPISHIRLWALQLIFVTCPSMMVTCHVKYRENENLRKRGRTYANPGKKRGGLWWTYLVSLILKAGFDAAFLYILHHLYNGFDLPRLSKCSLEPCPNTVDCYISRPSEKKIFTMFMVVSSAVCILMCICEIIYFTCKRVRKSYRRVLELSSDTRSEVKSTRGDPTTSIMELNNKIVERKNKLCENGNGSVH
- the pef1 gene encoding peflin, whose translation is MSYNYGQGYPGAAGHPVPNAGAPYASAPSAPYGGATVPPGGYYGPGQGGHYGPGPGGPGYGGQPHGAPYRHPPTSGNIPPGVNPEAYQWFQSVDTDHSGFINLKELKQALVNSNWSGFNDETCLMMLNMFDKTKSSRMDLFGFSALWDFMQRWRALFQQYDRDRSGSISGTELHQALAQMGYNLSPQFSESLVRRFSVRAARPGIQLDRFIQVCTQLQSMTQVFREKDTTMTGNIRLNYEDFLSGAIIRLM
- the smim12 gene encoding small integral membrane protein 12, giving the protein MWPVVWTAMRTYAPYVTFPVAFVVGAVGYHLEWFVRGTPKPREEEKSIFELREERKLLEQAGMDSTQVLSLKEKLEFTPKAALNRNRPEKS